In a genomic window of Dyadobacter fermentans DSM 18053:
- a CDS encoding sensor histidine kinase: protein MIRSILEWPVRKQLETEPSILNRARIKVLSYALNLKILTTSLLLIFYQMEHYHVQAIRAAVLLGIIVVYYIAVSYGFPWRKAVHAAMAIFMAIIWTNLYVFQKGFDLVTLQYLVVVSVAGFYGLGNRWGVIYSTFAVVPFIAYVLAQQHLAGYISWGPHGSGRITIAIQLFQNFTLIVLINYFFFSSFYDTINDLDAKTVELRSSLQYLEDSRERLETEYTHQKHLIASISHDIKSPLRFLMTTTGRLARNHPDLSTVRAISQSSYRLYHFMKNLLEYTEFRYKNSDVQFTYLDMNEMVEQKFAIFTQDAEVNANRFVNEVTPGVIIKNNAQLVSIILHNLIDNANKATNSGTISVTYQDFRDELHLIVKDTGPGMDATVSEWINSDSKQLPGNGNAAQKFGMGLLIVKEISTLIRARLQARPNEPNGTAVHIIFMK from the coding sequence ATGATCCGATCGATTCTGGAATGGCCTGTGCGAAAACAGTTGGAGACTGAACCAAGTATCCTCAACCGGGCCCGCATTAAGGTACTTTCCTACGCACTTAACCTGAAAATCCTGACGACATCGCTCCTGCTTATTTTTTATCAAATGGAGCATTACCATGTGCAGGCGATCAGGGCGGCGGTATTACTGGGCATCATCGTTGTCTACTACATTGCAGTTTCCTACGGCTTTCCATGGCGCAAGGCCGTGCATGCCGCGATGGCGATTTTCATGGCCATCATCTGGACCAATCTTTACGTTTTTCAAAAAGGGTTCGATCTGGTCACGTTGCAGTACCTCGTCGTGGTGAGCGTGGCGGGCTTTTATGGGCTTGGTAACCGATGGGGTGTCATTTATTCGACGTTCGCGGTGGTGCCGTTCATTGCTTATGTGCTGGCCCAGCAACATCTGGCAGGCTACATTTCCTGGGGCCCGCATGGCTCGGGACGGATCACGATCGCCATTCAGCTATTCCAGAATTTTACGCTGATTGTTCTTATTAACTACTTCTTTTTCAGTTCGTTCTATGACACGATTAACGATCTGGATGCCAAAACAGTCGAGCTGCGGTCGAGCTTGCAATACCTGGAAGATTCCCGGGAGAGGCTCGAAACGGAATACACCCATCAGAAACACCTGATAGCCAGCATTTCACACGATATCAAAAGCCCGTTGCGGTTCCTGATGACCACCACCGGCCGCCTGGCGCGCAATCATCCCGACTTATCGACGGTGCGCGCCATCAGCCAGTCGAGCTACCGGTTGTACCACTTCATGAAAAACCTGCTGGAATATACAGAGTTCCGCTATAAGAACTCCGACGTCCAGTTTACCTATCTCGACATGAATGAAATGGTCGAGCAGAAGTTTGCGATATTTACCCAGGACGCCGAGGTGAATGCCAACCGATTTGTGAATGAAGTCACGCCGGGCGTCATTATCAAGAACAACGCGCAGCTGGTGAGCATTATCCTGCATAACCTGATCGACAATGCCAACAAAGCGACCAACAGCGGCACGATTAGCGTCACCTACCAGGACTTCCGCGATGAGCTGCACCTGATCGTGAAAGACACTGGCCCGGGCATGGACGCCACCGTGAGCGAGTGGATCAACAGCGACTCGAAACAGTTACCCGGAAACGGCAATGCCGCCCAAAAATTCGGTATGGGCCTCCTGATAGTCAAGGAGATCAGCACGCTCATACGTGCGCGTTTGCAGGCGAGGCCGAACGAACCCAACGGAACGGCAGTGCATATCATTTTCATGAAATAA
- a CDS encoding T9SS type A sorting domain-containing protein, whose protein sequence is MLMGLFRRYGRVPFHVTLAAGLHCAAFVATSLVPACAQDVRKDLFVQESVNYLNLSEHGKQLYDGLTDSGRISSQSVIVRMRPIAEVVSDNRVRITVPGRGERYDLDVKRVEYSDPLNYKLYGTVGGSLLSVILTSRNGTKGGILQGPERSYEICDLGSDGQLLLPHETDDWKNDFCASGIGSAPPVRPAPAQTEDARQPEANAKVQPCTSGIRVLFLYPNNVSPVSATNHAYNIIDVFNQTVSNSGVAGTALVELAGVVQTTYQPLGGIITSEALNLSNNANAQALRTQHKADLVLLYSWQGYGDFGGVPSPEIYLHPVNARAFAVVSLNGSNIPVIGAHELSHLFGCNHNDDNFGLPYAKGFVFSIFNTLVAKGNAPGSKILYYSNPNKSFNGSVMGDATHNNAKVMNDKAAIVKAFRSEPNVLNGWVNGPYSGYEYQIYTYEAISRCGSPPYTYQWQESTDGINYSGNGTGEFHNVGLYHNGNHQFYLKLKITSSDAQVVETWMQIWVDDDPNEGYRRGQQESDSLSMQSDDFTVVPNPASHSVQLIFNAPTVRELELNVADMAGRTRLPGKRFQCNAGRNVLTLNLSDEGLEPGMYVVTVHHDRQVIRKKILYTPEKSHEDIPLCIAARFVQPCGM, encoded by the coding sequence ATGCTTATGGGATTATTTCGGAGGTATGGTCGGGTACCGTTTCACGTCACACTAGCTGCTGGGTTGCACTGTGCAGCCTTTGTCGCCACTTCGCTTGTACCTGCCTGCGCACAAGATGTTCGTAAGGACCTTTTCGTGCAGGAAAGTGTAAATTATTTAAATCTTTCAGAACACGGAAAGCAGCTGTACGATGGCTTGACTGACAGTGGTCGCATTAGTTCTCAAAGCGTCATTGTCCGTATGAGGCCGATTGCAGAGGTGGTGTCTGATAACCGGGTGCGGATAACGGTTCCAGGTCGTGGAGAACGGTATGATTTAGATGTTAAGAGAGTTGAATATTCTGATCCGCTGAACTACAAACTTTATGGCACTGTGGGCGGAAGTTTGCTTTCGGTGATATTAACATCAAGGAACGGCACGAAAGGCGGCATTCTTCAGGGCCCGGAGCGGTCGTATGAAATTTGCGATCTCGGCAGCGACGGACAACTGTTGCTGCCGCATGAAACAGATGACTGGAAGAATGATTTTTGTGCGTCCGGTATTGGATCTGCTCCTCCGGTCCGGCCGGCTCCCGCTCAAACAGAAGATGCAAGACAGCCGGAGGCCAACGCCAAGGTTCAGCCGTGCACCAGCGGTATACGTGTCCTGTTTTTGTATCCGAACAATGTCAGCCCGGTGTCGGCAACGAATCATGCATATAATATCATAGATGTATTTAACCAGACAGTCTCCAACAGTGGGGTGGCAGGTACCGCGCTTGTGGAGTTGGCGGGCGTTGTTCAGACGACGTACCAGCCACTAGGTGGAATAATTACGAGTGAAGCGCTTAACCTTTCAAACAATGCTAACGCCCAAGCACTCAGGACTCAGCATAAGGCAGATCTGGTTCTCTTGTACAGTTGGCAAGGCTATGGGGATTTTGGTGGTGTGCCGAGTCCCGAAATTTATCTTCACCCGGTGAATGCGCGGGCCTTTGCAGTTGTCTCATTGAATGGCTCAAACATTCCGGTGATTGGTGCGCATGAGCTTAGCCATTTGTTTGGGTGCAATCACAACGACGATAATTTCGGGTTGCCTTACGCGAAGGGCTTTGTGTTCTCGATTTTCAATACGCTTGTAGCAAAAGGAAACGCGCCGGGGAGCAAAATTCTTTACTATTCGAATCCGAACAAGTCGTTTAATGGATCGGTTATGGGCGATGCTACACATAACAATGCCAAAGTGATGAATGATAAGGCAGCAATCGTCAAGGCATTCCGCTCGGAGCCGAACGTGCTTAATGGCTGGGTGAATGGGCCATACAGCGGTTATGAATATCAGATCTATACGTACGAGGCCATTTCCCGATGCGGTAGCCCTCCGTACACTTACCAGTGGCAAGAATCGACTGATGGTATCAACTACTCCGGCAATGGAACCGGTGAGTTTCATAACGTCGGGCTTTACCACAATGGGAATCATCAGTTTTATCTGAAACTAAAAATTACATCTTCTGACGCGCAGGTGGTCGAAACCTGGATGCAAATCTGGGTGGACGATGACCCGAATGAAGGCTATCGAAGGGGGCAACAGGAGAGTGACTCGCTGTCGATGCAATCAGACGACTTTACTGTTGTGCCAAATCCGGCGTCGCATTCGGTACAATTGATTTTTAATGCCCCGACAGTTAGGGAATTAGAACTCAATGTTGCGGATATGGCCGGCCGGACACGCTTACCCGGCAAACGTTTTCAGTGTAATGCAGGAAGGAATGTATTAACCCTCAATCTTTCCGATGAAGGATTAGAGCCGGGGATGTATGTGGTTACAGTTCATCATGATCGACAGGTTATAAGGAAAAAAATCTTGTACACACCTGAGAAAAGCCATGAAGATATACCTCTATGCATTGCTGCTCGCTTCGTACAGCCTTGCGGCATGTGA
- a CDS encoding response regulator, producing MKTVLLVEDHSIVRMGVRLLIEDFLPSVTVVEAATFSETLKHLQSRFFDLVILDIKIPGGEAFNMIGKIRDIQNKVKILVFSSQDEELYAIHYVKAGANGYLPKDTSNEELEKAITSVLAGGTYISNVIQDQLVNNTLLERESKESPLEILSNRELEIMDMLLTGKWTKDIALDLNIKESTVSTYKARIFEKLEVTNILELFKKVEIYKRRKTGSNGSEL from the coding sequence ATGAAAACAGTTTTGCTGGTAGAGGACCATTCCATTGTGCGAATGGGCGTCAGGTTGCTGATTGAAGATTTTTTGCCCTCGGTAACGGTCGTCGAGGCGGCTACTTTTAGCGAAACCCTCAAACATCTGCAGTCGCGTTTTTTTGACCTGGTGATCCTGGATATCAAAATCCCGGGCGGCGAGGCATTTAATATGATCGGGAAGATCCGCGACATTCAGAACAAGGTGAAAATCCTCGTTTTTTCGTCGCAGGACGAAGAATTGTACGCCATACATTACGTAAAGGCGGGGGCTAACGGCTACCTGCCCAAGGATACCTCCAACGAAGAGCTTGAAAAGGCGATCACTTCGGTACTGGCGGGCGGTACGTACATCAGCAACGTGATCCAGGATCAGCTTGTAAACAACACCCTGCTCGAACGGGAAAGCAAGGAAAGTCCCCTCGAAATCCTTTCCAACCGCGAACTGGAAATTATGGACATGCTGCTCACCGGCAAATGGACCAAGGACATTGCGCTCGATCTGAATATCAAGGAAAGCACGGTGTCAACCTATAAAGCCCGGATTTTCGAAAAACTGGAAGTGACGAATATCCTCGAACTCTTCAAAAAGGTGGAAATTTACAAGCGGAGGAAGACGGGATCTAACGGGTCGGAGCTTTGA
- a CDS encoding alpha-amylase family protein → MLEELWYKNAVIYSLDLETFMDGNNDGTGDFEGLCNRLDYLHALGLDTIWLAPFQPTPNRDNGYDISDFYGVDPRHGSSGDFVDFIHKARKLGIKVIIDLVVNHTSDEHRWFKESRSSKDNPKRHWYVWSDKRPKGWNKGMVFPGVQKATWTRDKKTGDYYFHRFYEFQPDLNTDNPEVRAEINRIMGYWLELGIAGFRVDAVPFILESPAAEGKSPLHFEYLKEMRRFLQWRRGDAVLLGEANVLPQESKKYFGENGEGIHLMFNFYVNQYTFYALATADTRPLIKALEATREKAPGSQWAFFLRNHDELDLDRLAPEERQIVFDRFGPEKNMQIYERGIRRRLSPMLGNRQQTELAYSLMFSFPGTPVIRYGDEIGMGDNLALQERDAVRTPMQWSGEVNGGFSRANKLIHPVIDEGYYAYEHVNVEHQRRDAGSLLNWMTTLIRLRKECPEIGYGEWEIIDTGYREILGMRYTWRNRSLLIWHNFSEKSLELVVPENQAGTGRLIDLMNNIESVLDHKGRHTITLEAYGYRWFKAQLG, encoded by the coding sequence ATGCTGGAAGAACTTTGGTATAAAAACGCCGTCATTTACAGCCTCGACCTTGAGACTTTTATGGACGGCAACAATGATGGTACGGGCGATTTCGAAGGACTTTGCAATCGCCTCGATTATTTACATGCATTGGGGCTGGACACGATCTGGCTGGCCCCGTTCCAGCCCACTCCGAACCGCGACAACGGCTATGATATCAGCGATTTCTACGGCGTAGACCCGCGCCATGGTTCCAGCGGCGATTTCGTGGATTTTATTCACAAAGCCCGCAAGCTGGGGATTAAAGTAATCATCGACCTAGTTGTGAATCATACTTCCGACGAACACCGGTGGTTTAAAGAATCGCGCAGTTCCAAAGATAATCCCAAACGGCACTGGTACGTGTGGTCGGACAAGCGGCCCAAAGGCTGGAACAAAGGGATGGTATTCCCCGGCGTACAAAAAGCCACCTGGACGCGCGACAAGAAAACCGGCGACTATTATTTTCATCGGTTTTACGAATTTCAGCCCGATCTCAATACGGATAACCCGGAAGTCCGCGCGGAAATCAACCGCATCATGGGTTACTGGCTCGAACTCGGCATTGCAGGTTTCCGTGTCGACGCCGTTCCGTTTATCCTCGAATCGCCCGCGGCGGAGGGTAAATCGCCCCTGCATTTTGAATACCTGAAAGAAATGCGCCGTTTCCTGCAATGGAGGCGGGGAGATGCGGTGCTGCTCGGCGAGGCTAACGTGCTGCCGCAAGAAAGCAAGAAGTATTTCGGCGAGAACGGGGAAGGTATTCACCTCATGTTTAATTTTTATGTAAACCAATACACGTTCTACGCGCTGGCCACCGCCGATACGCGCCCGCTCATTAAAGCACTGGAAGCGACGCGCGAAAAAGCGCCGGGGAGCCAATGGGCATTCTTCCTCCGCAACCACGATGAGCTGGACCTGGACAGGCTCGCACCCGAGGAGCGGCAGATTGTATTTGACCGTTTCGGGCCGGAAAAAAACATGCAGATTTACGAACGCGGAATCCGCCGCCGGCTTTCCCCAATGCTTGGCAACCGCCAGCAAACCGAACTCGCTTACAGCCTGATGTTCTCATTCCCCGGCACGCCCGTGATCCGCTACGGCGATGAGATCGGGATGGGTGATAACCTGGCACTTCAGGAACGCGACGCTGTGCGTACACCCATGCAATGGTCGGGCGAAGTGAATGGCGGCTTTTCGAGGGCTAACAAGCTGATCCATCCGGTGATCGATGAAGGATATTATGCCTATGAGCATGTCAATGTGGAGCACCAGCGGCGCGACGCGGGCTCGCTGCTCAACTGGATGACCACGCTGATCCGGCTCCGGAAAGAATGTCCCGAAATCGGCTACGGCGAGTGGGAAATTATCGACACCGGTTACCGTGAAATATTGGGAATGCGGTATACCTGGAGAAACCGGTCGCTGCTTATCTGGCACAATTTCAGTGAGAAGTCGCTGGAACTCGTTGTGCCTGAAAACCAGGCAGGTACAGGTCGGCTGATAGACCTGATGAACAACATAGAAAGCGTGCTGGACCACAAGGGCCGGCATACCATTACGCTGGAAGCGTACGGGTACCGATGGTTCAAGGCACAACTGGGATAG
- a CDS encoding ankyrin repeat domain-containing protein translates to MNTTDLTPLTSDPTPEYYEKQAAALADSCRSIHTDSLKLIREYHPDPEKITLLNRPDTNFGLDDARAVVAREHGFEDWPAFLQHISDVRDISSPVSRFERAADAVVQGDTGTLKSLLAANPALVHGRSARGHKATLLHYTGANGVENFRQLTPANALEVADILLSAGAEPDALADTYGNKWGTTLDLLVSSSHPAQAGVQTALAEKLLDYGAAVNGVRNDGAPLLTAIYFYYPDSAEVLVKRGARVDNVVTAAAMGETAQLAGYLDDTGKLRSDAPLVQVEWLKIAPTPEANLALAFVWAAMLNRVETVRYLLEKGVSPASKDHRDWTALHWAGYLAHLEMADMLIAHKAPLEARNEFGGTVLDQTLWGTAHEGLRPHHLEVVQKLVDAGAKIHTWWLLTDLHPPLHESVARILQEKV, encoded by the coding sequence ATGAACACGACCGATCTTACCCCCCTCACCTCGGACCCGACCCCTGAATACTATGAAAAACAAGCCGCCGCACTGGCGGATTCATGCCGGTCGATCCACACCGATTCGTTGAAGCTCATACGCGAATACCATCCTGATCCCGAAAAAATTACGCTGCTGAACCGTCCGGATACCAATTTCGGCCTGGACGATGCCCGAGCCGTCGTAGCGCGGGAGCATGGCTTTGAAGACTGGCCGGCTTTTCTGCAACATATTTCCGATGTCAGAGACATTAGTTCGCCTGTATCGAGGTTCGAACGAGCCGCCGACGCCGTCGTACAGGGTGATACGGGCACATTGAAAAGCCTGTTGGCGGCCAACCCCGCACTCGTACACGGACGCTCGGCCCGCGGGCACAAAGCGACGCTGCTGCATTACACCGGCGCCAACGGCGTAGAAAATTTCCGGCAACTTACCCCGGCTAATGCATTGGAGGTAGCCGACATACTGCTTTCAGCCGGAGCCGAACCCGATGCCCTCGCCGACACATATGGCAATAAATGGGGCACGACGCTCGATCTGCTCGTTTCGAGTTCTCATCCGGCACAAGCGGGTGTGCAAACGGCCTTAGCGGAAAAACTACTGGATTATGGCGCAGCCGTAAACGGTGTGCGCAACGACGGCGCGCCGCTTCTCACAGCGATTTACTTCTACTACCCGGACAGCGCCGAGGTGCTGGTAAAGCGCGGCGCTCGTGTCGATAACGTCGTAACAGCCGCTGCAATGGGCGAAACGGCCCAACTCGCCGGCTACCTCGACGATACCGGCAAACTCCGAAGCGACGCGCCGCTGGTGCAGGTGGAATGGCTGAAAATAGCGCCGACGCCCGAAGCCAACCTCGCACTCGCATTCGTGTGGGCGGCCATGCTCAACCGCGTGGAAACCGTTCGCTATCTGCTCGAAAAGGGCGTAAGCCCCGCCTCCAAAGACCATCGCGACTGGACTGCATTGCATTGGGCAGGATACCTGGCGCATCTGGAAATGGCCGACATGCTCATCGCCCACAAAGCCCCGCTCGAAGCACGCAACGAATTCGGCGGCACCGTCCTCGACCAAACGCTCTGGGGCACCGCCCACGAGGGCTTACGACCGCACCACCTGGAAGTCGTTCAGAAACTGGTAGACGCGGGCGCCAAAATACACACCTGGTGGCTGCTCACCGATCTGCACCCGCCTCTGCACGAGAGCGTGGCCAGAATCTTGCAGGAGAAGGTCTAG
- a CDS encoding glycosyltransferase family 117 protein, with protein MISLKKWNDLAAWAVFAVSLATYVLTMERTASFWDCGEFIACAFKLQVPHPPGAPLFLLIGRLFSLLALGNVMNVAYWVNMVSVLSSAFTIFFLFKTISLLVWKLLKKRPEAGETADVLLVNAAAAVGALAYAWSDSFWFSAVEAEVYGLSSFFTAIVIWAVFKWEGIEDPAAGNRWLIFTAYLVGLSIGVHLLNLVTIPALSLVYYFKRYPKPGFFGACAAFTFGLLILGIINAGIIPGLPELAGKFELFFVNSLGLPYNTGIAFFTILFIGGLVWGIRHTHRTGRVLLNTGLLSLAFILIGYGSYALVLVRSGYNTPINENNPSDVLRFVYYLKREQYESRPLLYGPSFDSRPINQKRGAPVYAKKNGKYELIDHKPVYEYEPGSKMLLPRLYSSQPGHSKLYQQMTGLADGEKPTMRHNLSYLFSHQLGHMYWRYFLWNFAGRESDREGAGTLLPWQTAGSFPKSISQNRGHNNFLMLPFILGIAGIIYMYYYRRKDLLILGLLFALTGVALVFYLNSPPSEPRERGYIYVGSFYIFCIWIGFGVIAAARLLQNVIHKPSLCAVAAGLACFSVPGIMVIRGWDNHDRADRYHAVDFARNILSSCAPNAILFTGGDNDTFPLWYVQEVEGFRTDVRVCVQTFLGADWYIEQLKRKINKSDALPLSLDSGNYQLGKNEYMPFYEIASVKSGINLQEYLELIKQENKAIQVPLTSGDMASILPSSTLFLPVDTKKVKEMNIIQQDLLPYLSDSMSWKIGETDLLKGDLVMLDIIASNNWKRPVYFSSTMGSSHNLGLQEYLQLEGYAYRLLPVRVPGASDGYVNSVLMYDNLMNKTQWREMDNPAVYYDDTYLGSPVITARLSFLRLAQQLIAENRIDKARQVVNKAMAVMPDDTIPYDQVSAGFVGALFDVGEHEKALDSARTMAIRSDENLSWIKEKGNGRSRDVNTDLFILQSIVRECRRAKQDKEADRFDAIFRKHLLAFNMYGG; from the coding sequence ATGATATCCTTAAAAAAGTGGAACGATCTGGCGGCTTGGGCAGTATTTGCCGTCAGCCTGGCCACCTACGTCCTTACCATGGAGCGGACGGCCAGCTTCTGGGATTGCGGGGAATTTATCGCCTGCGCATTCAAACTTCAGGTACCGCATCCGCCGGGCGCGCCGCTGTTCCTGCTCATTGGCCGCTTGTTTTCGCTGCTGGCCTTGGGCAATGTGATGAACGTGGCCTATTGGGTCAATATGGTATCGGTGCTGAGCAGCGCTTTTACAATTTTTTTCCTGTTCAAAACCATTAGTCTGCTCGTGTGGAAGTTGCTCAAAAAGCGGCCCGAAGCCGGTGAAACCGCGGATGTGCTGCTCGTGAATGCGGCCGCTGCGGTGGGCGCGCTGGCATACGCCTGGTCCGATTCGTTCTGGTTTTCGGCGGTGGAGGCGGAGGTTTATGGGCTGTCGTCTTTTTTCACGGCCATCGTCATCTGGGCGGTGTTCAAATGGGAGGGCATCGAAGATCCCGCCGCCGGCAACCGGTGGCTGATATTCACGGCTTACCTGGTGGGGCTTTCCATCGGCGTCCATTTGCTCAACCTGGTCACCATTCCGGCGCTGTCGCTGGTGTATTATTTCAAACGGTACCCCAAGCCGGGATTCTTCGGTGCATGTGCTGCGTTTACGTTTGGATTGCTGATTTTGGGCATTATCAATGCAGGCATTATTCCGGGCCTGCCGGAGCTGGCTGGAAAATTCGAGCTGTTTTTTGTGAATTCGCTTGGGTTACCTTACAATACCGGCATTGCATTCTTCACAATACTCTTCATCGGCGGACTGGTTTGGGGTATCCGCCACACGCATCGCACGGGCCGGGTGCTGCTGAACACCGGCCTGCTCTCGCTTGCGTTTATTCTAATAGGTTATGGCTCGTACGCTTTGGTGCTGGTGCGCTCGGGCTATAACACGCCGATCAACGAAAACAACCCGAGCGATGTCCTGCGGTTTGTATATTATTTAAAAAGAGAGCAGTACGAGAGCCGGCCGTTGCTGTACGGGCCGTCATTCGACTCCCGGCCTATTAACCAGAAGCGCGGCGCACCCGTGTATGCAAAGAAAAACGGCAAATACGAATTGATCGACCACAAACCCGTTTACGAATACGAGCCAGGCAGCAAAATGCTTCTTCCGCGGCTGTACAGTTCGCAGCCGGGCCATTCCAAGCTGTACCAGCAAATGACCGGGCTGGCCGACGGTGAAAAGCCCACCATGCGGCATAACCTTTCCTATTTGTTTTCGCATCAACTGGGACATATGTACTGGCGGTATTTCCTGTGGAACTTCGCCGGTAGGGAGAGCGACCGGGAAGGTGCGGGAACGTTGCTGCCATGGCAAACCGCCGGTTCATTTCCCAAAAGCATCAGCCAAAACCGGGGACATAACAATTTCCTCATGCTCCCATTCATTCTGGGCATTGCCGGGATTATCTATATGTATTACTACCGGCGCAAAGACCTGCTGATATTAGGCCTGCTTTTCGCGCTGACCGGCGTAGCACTCGTTTTTTACCTCAACTCACCACCCTCCGAGCCCCGGGAGCGCGGTTATATTTATGTAGGCTCATTCTACATTTTCTGCATCTGGATCGGCTTCGGTGTGATTGCGGCGGCGCGGTTGCTCCAAAACGTCATCCACAAGCCTTCCCTGTGTGCCGTGGCGGCGGGTTTGGCCTGTTTTTCGGTGCCTGGCATTATGGTAATCCGGGGATGGGATAATCATGACCGCGCCGATCGTTACCATGCGGTGGATTTTGCCCGGAACATTCTCAGTTCCTGCGCCCCGAATGCGATACTTTTCACCGGAGGCGATAACGACACCTTTCCGCTGTGGTATGTGCAGGAAGTGGAAGGGTTTCGAACCGATGTGCGCGTGTGCGTGCAAACCTTCCTCGGGGCCGACTGGTACATTGAGCAGTTGAAAAGAAAGATCAACAAGTCGGATGCGCTGCCGCTTTCGCTGGATTCGGGGAATTATCAGTTGGGCAAAAATGAATACATGCCGTTCTATGAAATCGCTTCGGTGAAAAGCGGGATCAACCTGCAAGAATACCTCGAACTGATCAAGCAGGAGAATAAGGCCATCCAGGTGCCGCTCACAAGTGGCGATATGGCGTCTATTCTGCCTTCTTCCACGCTTTTTCTGCCCGTGGATACCAAAAAAGTGAAAGAAATGAACATCATCCAGCAAGACCTGCTGCCCTACCTGAGCGATTCCATGAGCTGGAAAATCGGCGAAACCGACTTGCTCAAAGGCGACCTGGTTATGCTCGACATCATTGCGAGCAACAACTGGAAGCGGCCGGTCTACTTCTCTTCGACAATGGGCTCTTCGCACAACCTGGGCTTGCAGGAATACCTGCAACTGGAAGGTTATGCCTACCGCCTGCTGCCCGTGCGCGTGCCGGGGGCGTCGGACGGCTACGTGAATTCGGTCCTGATGTACGACAACCTGATGAACAAAACCCAATGGCGGGAAATGGATAATCCCGCGGTGTACTACGACGATACATATCTCGGCTCGCCTGTGATCACCGCGCGGCTGTCGTTCCTGCGGCTCGCGCAGCAGCTCATTGCCGAAAACCGCATTGACAAAGCCCGGCAAGTGGTGAACAAGGCCATGGCCGTCATGCCGGATGATACCATTCCGTACGACCAGGTGTCGGCTGGTTTCGTGGGGGCGTTGTTCGATGTGGGCGAGCATGAAAAGGCCTTGGATTCCGCCCGGACAATGGCCATTCGCTCGGACGAAAACCTTTCGTGGATCAAAGAGAAAGGCAACGGCCGGAGCCGCGACGTCAACACCGACCTTTTCATTCTGCAAAGTATCGTCCGCGAATGTCGGAGAGCGAAGCAAGACAAGGAAGCCGACCGCTTCGACGCGATTTTCAGGAAGCATTTGCTGGCGTTTAATATGTACGGCGGATAG